A single region of the Rhodococcus sp. W8901 genome encodes:
- a CDS encoding gamma-glutamylcyclotransferase yields MPIYAAYGSNMHPEQMLERCPHSPMAGTGWLRGWRLTFSGGDIGWEGALATVVEDPDNPDAKVFVVLYDVPSEDEERLDRWEGSELGIHRKIRLRVDTADGPVLAWLYVLDAYEGGLPSARYLGVMADAAEIAGAPADYVRSLRTRNSRNVGPGTP; encoded by the coding sequence GTGCCGATCTATGCCGCCTACGGGTCCAACATGCATCCCGAACAGATGCTCGAGCGCTGCCCGCACTCGCCGATGGCGGGCACCGGGTGGCTCCGCGGGTGGCGGCTGACCTTCAGCGGTGGCGACATCGGCTGGGAGGGCGCGCTCGCGACGGTCGTCGAGGATCCGGACAACCCGGACGCCAAGGTGTTCGTCGTCCTGTACGACGTCCCGTCCGAGGACGAGGAGCGCCTCGACCGCTGGGAGGGTTCCGAACTGGGCATCCACCGCAAGATCCGGCTGCGTGTCGACACCGCCGACGGACCCGTCCTGGCCTGGCTGTACGTGCTCGACGCCTACGAGGGCGGACTGCCGTCCGCCCGCTACCTGGGTGTGATGGCCGACGCCGCGGAGATCGCCGGAGCCCCCGCCGACTACGTGCGGAGCCTGCGCACCCGCAACAGCCGCAACGTGGGACCCGGCACCCCGTAG